From Miscanthus floridulus cultivar M001 chromosome 15, ASM1932011v1, whole genome shotgun sequence, the proteins below share one genomic window:
- the LOC136508330 gene encoding adenylate kinase 4-like, translating to MAANLEDVPSLDLMHELLRRMKCSSNPDKRLILIGPPGSGKGTQSPIIKDEYCLCHLATGDMLRAAVAAKTPLGIKAKEAMDKGELVSDDLVVGIIDEAMKKPSCQKGFILDGFPRTVTQAQKLDEMLAKQGANVDKVLNFAIDDAILEERIPGRWIHPASGRTYHTKFAPPKALGVDDVS from the exons atGGCGGCGAATCTGGAGGATGTGCCGTCACTCGATCTGATGCACGAGCTGCTCCGCCGCATGAAGTGCAGCTCCAATCCCGACAAGCGCCTCATCCTCATCG GCCcacctggctctggaaagggaacTCAGTCTCCCATTATTAAGGATGAATATTGCCTGTGCCATTTAGCCACTGGTGATATGCTGAGGGCTGCTGTGGCGGCCAAGACACCTCTAGGTATCAAAGCAAAAGAAGCTATGGATAAG GGAGAGCTTGTTTCAGATGACTTGGTTGTGGGGATTATTGATGAAGCTATGAAGAAACCCTCATGCCAGAAAGGTTTCATTCTTGATGGTTTCCCTAGAACTGTCACTCAAGCACAGAAG CTTGATGAGATGTTGGCGAAGCAAGGTGCTAATGTTGACAAGGTCTTGAACTTTGCAATTGATGATGCTATATTGGAAGAACGGATTCCTGGTCGTTGGATCCACCCAGCCAGTGGTAGGACTTACCATACAAAATTTGCACCTCCAAAGGCTCTGGGAGTTGATGATGTAAGTTGA
- the LOC136508252 gene encoding uncharacterized protein: MVLGLRTKTRKDSAFHVDFNILIQEISPWPPSESLKSLRSVVLFWENGERNSGKTSTVAPSIGSGSAAGKIEFNEFINLQAVFQKEGSSKSGKWQKNLLELNLYEPRRDKLKGQHLGTATLDLAEHAMFHEDTSVPVPLSSKRSFKNNAQPMVYLRIQPLDGDNSSVSSRDALSKEASIDKDSKEFVSATMSEYTEDTEFASFTDDEEEAAPYMYHSGGTALTGSSRSQESLKGKDIRLSGNEGTSSSLDSQHEATSSSMKVRSEEVEKFSIQVQKQNGHPANLSLSSDLPREQNPSLPPHNAFRSGRKMSFAYGMTESNQRQFGERTYSTLTTDRARNMRFSMRVPDVNGSVINKKVDSQKEEVKEVDSQDIAITHENKASADDGLQVQEPIRISNNRNDNKVRELELKIELLEAELREAAAAEIGLYSIIAEHGSSVNKVHTPARRLSRHFVHALKNCSRDKMGSAARNATSGLVLVAKACGYDIARLSFWLSNCVVLRAIVTETSRQSGTVNSISSGDYNSKTTYRKNSASMWESLNRKKGKLLSPEFDNWEDVDTFIAALKKIESWIFSRIVETLWWQTFAPHMQSANITGDLKSIPNPKKSYGRITVVGNQQQATVSTDIWKKAFKEASERLCPVRAAGHECGCLPMLTKLVMEKCIARLDVAMFNAILRESDDEIPTDPMSDPITDLKVLPIPSGKFSFGAGVQLKNAIGSWSRCLTDLFGMDMDDYPEAENGNGENGFGESLKPFYHLNALSDLLMLPKDVLMDTSSRKELCPTFSSSIIKNILDVFVPDEFCPDPIQGSLLQALELEDHLEVNKGIRSIPCSVSPILYNAPASGAILSVIGDPRKSGSTILRKSNTSDDELDELSSPLTFISNTSSNPLAKLKRISNSSTARYRLLHEVWKLDDQ; the protein is encoded by the exons ATGGTGCTTGGCCTCCGAACCAAGACAAGGAAGGATTCTGCCTTCCATGTGGATTTCAATATTCTCATCCAAGAAATCAGCCCATGGCCTCCTTCTGAATCCCTGAAGTCTTTGCGCTCCGTAGTACTCTTCTGGGAAAATGGTGAGCGCAATTCAGGGAAGACGAGCACTGTTGCGCCTTCAATTGGGTCAGGTTCCGCAGCAGGGAAGATTGAATTCAATGAGTTCATAAATCTACAGGCTGTTTTCCAGAAGGAGGGGTCATCCAAGAGTGGAAAGTGGCAGAAGAACCTGCTTGAATTGAACTTGTATGAGCCGAGGAGGGATAAGCTGAAGGGCCAGCATTTGGGGACTGCAACACTAGACCTTGCAGAGCATGCAATGTTTCATGAGGACACCAGTGTTCCTGTGCCTCTCAGTTCCAAGAGAAGTTTCAAAAACAATGCCCAGCCCATGGTTTACCTTCGAATCCAGCCTTTGGATGGAGATAACTCAAGCGTTTCTTCAAGAGATGCATTATCAAAAGAGGCATCAATTGATAAAGATTCAAAGGAATTCGTCTCGGCAACGATGAGTGAGTATACTGAAGATACAGAGTTTGCTTCCTttactgatgatgaagaagaagcagCTCCATACATGTACCACTCGGGTGGAACTGCTCTCACAGGTAGCAGTAGATCTCAGGAATCCCTCAAG GGGAAGGATATCAGGTTATCTGGTAATGAAGGTACCAGCTCATCGTTGGACTCCCAGCATGAAGCGACGTCATCCAGTATGAAAGTGAGGAGTGAAGAAGTTGAAAAGTTTTCAATTCAAGTACAGAAGCAAAATGGCCATCCAGCAAATTTGTCTCTCTCATCAGATTTGCCCAGAGAACAAAATCCGTCTCTTCCACCACACAATGCATTCAGAAGTGGTCGTAAAATGTCATTTGCGTATGGTATGACTGAATCTAACCAAAGACAGTTTGGGGAGAGAACTTATAGCACTTTAACTACTGATAGAGCAAGGAATATGAGGTTCAGTATGAGAGTTCCAGATGTTAATGGAAGTGTCATAAATAAGAAAGTTGATTCCCAAAAGGAAGAAGTGAAAGAAGTTGATTCCCAGGATATTGCAATTACTCATGAGAATAAGGCCAGTGCTGATGATGGATTGCAAGTCCAGGAGCCAATACGCATTTCAAATAATCGAAATGACAACAAAGTTCGAGAACTAGAACTTAAAATTGAGTTGCTTGAAGCAGAGCtaagagaagctgctgctgctgagaTAGGCCTTTATTCAATAATTGCAGAACATGGTAGCTCAGTAAACAAGGTTCATACACCAGCACGAAGGCTTTCCAGGCATTTTGTGCATGCACTTAAAAACTGTTCAAGAGACAAAATGGGAAGTGCAGCAAGGAACGCAACCTCTGGGCTGGTTTTGGTAGCAAAAGCTTGTGGATATGACATTGCAAG GTTGAGTTTCTGGTTGTCAAACTGTGTTGTATTGCGAGCAATTGTTACTGAAACTTCTAGGCAATCGGGCACTGTAAATAGCATCAGTTCTGGTGATTATAATTCCAAGACAACATACAGGAAAAACTCTGCATCAATGTGGGAGTCACTTAATAGGAAGAAAGGAAAATTACTTTCCCCTGAGTTTGATAATTGGGAAGATGTTGACACATTTATAGCTGCACTAAAGAAGATCGAATCATGGATATTTTCACGAATTGTTGAAACCCTTTGGTGGCAG ACATTCGCACCACATATGCAATCTGCCAATATAACTGGTGATTTGAAAAGTATTCCAAATCCAAAGAAAAGCTATGGAAGAATTACTGTTGTGGGCAACCAGCAACAAGCAACCGTATCAACAGACATATGGAAGAAGGCCTTTAAGGAAGCGTCAGAAAGGCTTTGCCCAGTAAGGGCAGCTGGACATGAGTGTGGATGTCTGCCTATGTTGACCAAATTG GTGATGGAGAAGTGCATAGCTAGGTTGGATGTAGCAATGTTCAATGCTATTTTGCGCGAATCAGATGATGAAATTCCAACAGACCCAATGTCTGATCCAATAACAGATCTTAAGGTTCTCCCGATCCCATCTGGGAAATTCAGCTTTGGTGCTGGGGTCCAACTGAAAAATGCA ATTGGCAGCTGGTCTAGATGTCTTACTGATTTGTTTGGCATGGATATGGACGACTATCCAGAAGCTGAGAATGGGAATGGTGAAAATGGCTTTGGTGAATCTCTAAAGCCATTCTATCACCTAAATGCACTGAGTGATCTCCTGATGCTCCCCAAGGATGTGCTCATGGATACCAGTAGCAGGAAAGAG CTTTGCCCTACCTTTAGCTCATCAATCATCAAGAACATCCTGGATGTCTTTGTACCAGATGAATTTTGTCCAGATCCCATTCAAGGTTCTTTACTTCAAGCACTAGAGTTGGAG GACCACCTGGAGGTTAACAAGGGCATACGGTCGATCCCCTGCAGCGTGTCGCCAATTTTGTACAATGCCCCTGCATCTGGGGCAATACTAAGTGTCATCGGTGATCCTAGGAAGAGCGGGTCCACCATCCTTCGCAAGTCCAACACGAGCGATGACGAGCTTGATGAGCTGAGCTCCCCACTTACCTTCATCTCCAACACCTCATCAAACCCGCTTGCAAAGCTGAAGCGGATCAGCAACTCGAGCACAGCGAGGTACAGGCTCCTCCATGAGGTGTGGAAGCTGGATGACCAGTAG